CCTCGTCGTTCAATCCCGCATAACGGTTGAAGTACGACCGCGGATCGTTGAACGCGGTGTCGCGCAATCTCAGGAAGCGCGTGACGTACCATTCGCGCAGGATGTCCTCATCGGCGTCGATAAACACCGAAAAGTCGAAGAAATCGGACACGAACGGAACGGCCTTGCCGTCCGCGGGCAGGCGGCCAGTTTGCAGCACGTTCAAGCCCTCAACGATCAGGATGTCCGGCTGGTCGATCTCCACCGTCGTGTTCGGCACGATGTCGTAGGTGAGATGCGAATAGACCGGCGCACGCACGCCGGGCCGTCCGGCCTTGATGTCGGAGAGAAACGCCAGCAACGCGCCGAGATTGTAGCTTTCGGGAAAGCCCTTCTTGTCCATCAGCCCTTCGCGCTCGAGATAGGCGTTGGGATGCAGGAAGCCGTCCGTGGTGATGAGATCGACCTTCGGCTTCGGCGACCAGCGCGCCAGCAAGGCTTGCAGCACGCGCGAGGTGGTGGACTTGCCGACCGCGACCGAACCCGCGACGCCGATGATGTAGGGCATCTTGCGGTCGCGGATGCGCAGGAAGCGGCGTTCGGATTCGAACAGCCGCTGGGCCGAACTGACGTAATAGGACAAGAGCCGCGACAGCGGCAGGTAGATTTCCTCGACCTCCTTGAGATCGAGCCGGTCCAGCATCGAGTGCATCTTCTCGATCTCGGACGCCTTCAGCGTCATCGGCGTGTCGTCGCGCAGCTTCGCCCATTGCGCGCGCGTGAACGACCGATAAGGATCGTATTTCTGCGGCTCGGCCCCGGTCGTCATGGCCCGTCTCTCTTCTTTCTTATTCCGGAACGGCGGACCGCGACGGATACGCAAACACTTCGGCGCTCACTCGGCCTTTATTAGTCCGCCTTGCGCGCCGCCTTTTCTTCCAGACCCGACATCTGCGTGCGGCGGGCGAGCTCAGCCTCGACCTCGGACAGCGCGATGCCGCGCGATTTCAGCAGCACCAGAAGATGGAACAGCAGGTCGGCGCTCTCGGCCACGATATGTTCGCGCGCACCATCGCTCTCGACCGACGCGATCACGACTTCGATCGCCTCCTCGCCGAGCTTCTTGGCGCAATGTTCCGGTCCCTTGTCGAGAAGCTTGCGGGTATACGACACCTCTCCGCTGGAGGCGGCGCGGGCATCGATGATTCCAGCCAGATCGTGAATGGTGAAACCGCTCATCGCATTGTTCCTTGAGCCTTTCCGGTTTCCGCCCGGGCGGCCAATCCCGTTATGTCTCTGTCATCCTACCAAAGACCCGGCAGCGTTCACGGGTCAAGACGCATCGGCAGCCCGGCGCGGGCCATATGCTCCTTGGCCTGCCGGATGGTGAATTCGCCAAAGTGGAAAATCGAGGCCGCGAGCACAGCGGTGGCGTGGCCCGAGCGCACACCTTCCACCAGATGATCGAGATTGCCGACGCCGCCCGAGGCGATCACCGGCACGGAAATGCTGTCGGCGATCTGCCGCGTCAGCGGAATGTCGAAGCCCTGCCGGGTGCCGTCGCGGTCCATCGAGGTCAGCAGGATTTCGCCGGCACCGAGCGACACGACTTCCTGCGCGTATTCCACCGCATCGATGCCCGTCGATTTGCGCCCGCCATGGGTGAAGATTTCCCAGCGGTCGGAATTGCCCGCGCGCGGCACGCGCTTGGCATCGATCGCGACCACGATACACTGGTTGCCGAATTTCTCCGCCGCTTCCTTGACGAATTCGCGGCGGGACACGGCGGCGGAATTGATCGAGACTTTATCCGCGCCGTGATTGAGCAGCGTGCGGATGTCGTTCACCGTGCGCACGCCGCCACCGACCGTGACCGGCATGAAGCAGGCTTCCGCCGTGCGCCTCACCACGTCGAGAATGGTGCCGCGATTCTCATGCGTCGCGGTGATGTCGAGAAAGCAAAGCTCGTCCGCGCCCGCCGCATCATAGGCAATCGCGGCTTCCACCGGATCGCCAGCATCGCGCAGATCGACGAAGTTAACGCCCTTGACGACACGTCCGTCCTTGACGTCGAGACAGGGTATGACGCGGGCCTTGAACATTCAGGCCGCCTTTGCCGCCGCGATTAAAGCGAGCGCCTGCGCCGGATCGATCCGCCCGTCATAAAGCGCGCGGCCGGAAATCGCACCTTCGAGCTTTCTGGCGCGCGGCGTGAGCAGCGCCTTCACATCGTCGATGGACGCGAGACCGCCGGAGGCGATCACCGGAATCGAGATCGCGTCCGCCAGCGCAATCGTCGCGTCGAGGTTGAGGCCCTTGAGCAGGCCGTCACGCGCAATGTCGGTGAAGATGATCGCGGCGACGCCCGCATCCTCGAACCGCTGCGCGATCTCGAGCGCGGTGACGGTCGAGGTTTCCGCCCAGCCTTCCACCGCGACCTTGCCGTCGCGCGCATCGAGCCCGACCGCGACGCGGCCGGGATATTTTTTCGCGGCTTCCTTCACGAACGCCGGATCGCGCACCGCGGCAGTGCCGATAATGACACGCGCGATACCCTTACCGAGCCATGCCTCAAGCGTGGCCATGTCGCGAATGCCGCCGCCGAGCTGCACCGGCATTTTCACGACCTTCAGGATCGCCTCGACCGCCTGCGCATTCTGCGGCTTGCCCGCGAACGCCCCGTCGAGATCGACGATGTGCAGATATGCGAATCCCTGCCGCTCGAAAGTCGCGGCCTGCGCGGCCGGATCGAGGTTGAACACGGTCGCACGATTCATGTCGCCCTGTTGCAGACGCACGCACTGGCCGTTCTTCAGGTCGATGGCGGGGAAAAGGATCACGGCTTCCACTTCAGAAAATTGGCGATTAGAGCGAGGCCGAAGCGCTGGCTCTTTTCGGGGTGAAACTGCGTGCCGAACATGGTGTCGCGGGCGACGATCGCGGTGAGCGGCCCGCCGTAATCGGCGCGCGCAACCACATCGCCCTCGCTCGCAGCGTTCAGGTGATAGGAGTGCACGAAATAGGCGTGGCGGCCCTTGTCGCCGAGCGGCAAACGCTCCAGCACCGGATGCTCGCGGGCAAGATCGAGGGTGTTCCAGCCCATGTGCGGAATCTTCAGGCTCTCGTCGCGCGGCGCGATCTTTTCGACGTCGCCGGAAATCCAGTCGAGCCCCGGCGTGGTGACATGTTCCTTGCCCTGCGTCGCCATCAACTGCATGCCGACGCAGATGCCGAAGAACGGCCGCGCCTTGCCGCGCACCGCCTGCGTCATCGCATCGACCATGCC
The nucleotide sequence above comes from [Pseudomonas] carboxydohydrogena. Encoded proteins:
- the coaA gene encoding type I pantothenate kinase, with the translated sequence MTTGAEPQKYDPYRSFTRAQWAKLRDDTPMTLKASEIEKMHSMLDRLDLKEVEEIYLPLSRLLSYYVSSAQRLFESERRFLRIRDRKMPYIIGVAGSVAVGKSTTSRVLQALLARWSPKPKVDLITTDGFLHPNAYLEREGLMDKKGFPESYNLGALLAFLSDIKAGRPGVRAPVYSHLTYDIVPNTTVEIDQPDILIVEGLNVLQTGRLPADGKAVPFVSDFFDFSVFIDADEDILREWYVTRFLRLRDTAFNDPRSYFNRYAGLNDEEARKKALSIWNTINLVNLHENVLPTRPRATLILKKGSDHVVEKVSLRRL
- a CDS encoding phosphoribosyl-ATP diphosphatase, with protein sequence MSGFTIHDLAGIIDARAASSGEVSYTRKLLDKGPEHCAKKLGEEAIEVVIASVESDGAREHIVAESADLLFHLLVLLKSRGIALSEVEAELARRTQMSGLEEKAARKAD
- the hisF gene encoding imidazole glycerol phosphate synthase subunit HisF, translating into MFKARVIPCLDVKDGRVVKGVNFVDLRDAGDPVEAAIAYDAAGADELCFLDITATHENRGTILDVVRRTAEACFMPVTVGGGVRTVNDIRTLLNHGADKVSINSAAVSRREFVKEAAEKFGNQCIVVAIDAKRVPRAGNSDRWEIFTHGGRKSTGIDAVEYAQEVVSLGAGEILLTSMDRDGTRQGFDIPLTRQIADSISVPVIASGGVGNLDHLVEGVRSGHATAVLAASIFHFGEFTIRQAKEHMARAGLPMRLDP
- the hisA gene encoding 1-(5-phosphoribosyl)-5-[(5-phosphoribosylamino)methylideneamino]imidazole-4-carboxamide isomerase, with protein sequence MILFPAIDLKNGQCVRLQQGDMNRATVFNLDPAAQAATFERQGFAYLHIVDLDGAFAGKPQNAQAVEAILKVVKMPVQLGGGIRDMATLEAWLGKGIARVIIGTAAVRDPAFVKEAAKKYPGRVAVGLDARDGKVAVEGWAETSTVTALEIAQRFEDAGVAAIIFTDIARDGLLKGLNLDATIALADAISIPVIASGGLASIDDVKALLTPRARKLEGAISGRALYDGRIDPAQALALIAAAKAA
- the hisH gene encoding imidazole glycerol phosphate synthase subunit HisH, producing MSVALIDYGSGNLHSAAKAFERAARALELPEKVVVTRDPETVYRADRIVLPGVGAFADCRKGLDALDGMVDAMTQAVRGKARPFFGICVGMQLMATQGKEHVTTPGLDWISGDVEKIAPRDESLKIPHMGWNTLDLAREHPVLERLPLGDKGRHAYFVHSYHLNAASEGDVVARADYGGPLTAIVARDTMFGTQFHPEKSQRFGLALIANFLKWKP